The nucleotide window CTATCTAAAAAATTTTCTTTCCAATTACAGATAACAATTAAATCTATATCAGAAGCTTCATTGATATCACCTCTTGCAAAAGAGCCAAATAAAATTATTTTTTCTGGATTGAATTTTTTTATTATCCTTTCTTTGTATCTATTTATTCCTTCAAATATTTCCTTACTTCTTTTAATATCAACTCTGCATAATTTATACATTTTTCAGCCACCTCCGCTGTATAATATCTACAAGGGCTACCAGATGGATAAAAATTTGGATATCTTGTTGCTATATAATGCCTGTCTAATTCTTTTCCATAATCAATAAAATTTTTAAAAATTTCTTCACTTTTTGATATTTCTTCCAATAAATCAACTATTGAATAAGTTATTATTGCTCTATATCCCTCAGAATATAAAAAACCTTTTAATGATTTTTCAGCTGCTTGCTGTGCAAAAAAAGCGGATGCATAATAATTTGAATCTTTAAGGCAATCTTTGCTCGTCTTTAAATCAGCCTCCGCCTGCTCCATCCATCTCAACCCTTCCTTTATATTTTTATTCACTTTTCTTTATCACAGCTCATTTAATAAAACTTTTCATAAAACTCTTTTATTTTTTCTTCTTTTGGCAAAGAAAATCTTTTCCACAGATTTATAACTCTTTCCAATTCTTTTTCATAGCCTTCAAAAATTTCTTTCAAAAATTCGCTTCTTTCATTTATATCTCTTCTGTAAAAATCAACTATTTCTCTTGCACTATAAAAGCGAAGTAAATTAAATCTTTCAGAAAAATTTTCAATATATTGATTCATTTCTTTTGGCTCTGGAATTAAATAACCAAAAACTGGATGTCTAATCCATCTTTTAATTTTTCCCTCAACAACAAGAGATATCATCCTCTTTGTTTCACTTGCCCTTATTTTTTCTCCCTCACCAACAGCTTTCCCCTCGCAATTGCACTGCCCAACATAACCAGTATTAACAACAAAAAATACAAGCTTCTCCAACCCAATATCTGAATAAGCTTTTAGCTTGAGCAAGGCCTGCTCCGCCTGCGGGCGGGCCATAAAATCAGTTGCTGCATATCTCCTTACTCTTTTTCCAGCTCCTCCCTCTATTGCTGAAGTGATTACTGTTTCGCATGCACTATCAAATGCAACAGCCATTTCTGGCTCAATAACCCTTAAAATTGGCTCAAGAACATCATATCTCCTAAAGCTTAGCCCCTCAGCCCTTAAATATTTCTCCCTTCCCCACGCCTTATTAAGCACGCTGAATTTAAAAATAAATCTTCCATTTGTTGTGTTGCTCTTCTCATATGATTTGCATTTAAGTTTTCCAGCTTTTCCAACAGGCACTAAAGCTTCATGGCCATCTATTTTCTTCAAAACAAAATCAACCCCTTCGCAATCAATATTCAAAGCAATAACAATCTCTCCATCAAGAGAAGACATAAGCCCAGCCCATTCAGGCGAGCTCTCATCTATGCCTTCTGACTTTGCAAAACTCGCCGCCTCAAGCCCAATTAACTTTATTCTCTCTATCTTCCTTTCTTTATAAACAGGCAATCCAACGAGGGCATCATCCTGCTCAATATCTTTGCCAATAGTAAGAGTTGTTTTTCCTGTTCCGCTTAATCCTTTTATAATCGTGCCATCAAAACAACCAGCATGATAAGAAATCATTCCCTGGCTTTCTGCCCTATGCCATACCATTGTTAAATTCGGTTTCTTGATTGCTCCTCCAAAATAATCAATTCCTATATTAACCACTCTTCTTATATCTTCATTTGCTCTTGTGAAATCAAAAAGCGAGATTGGCTCCTCATAATTTTTGCTTATTTCCTTTACTTCTTTTTTGTATTCATCCGGCAAGCCCTCTGGAATA belongs to Thermoplasmatales archaeon and includes:
- a CDS encoding phosphoenolpyruvate carboxykinase (ATP); the encoded protein is MHIKNPSDEFFKEFLKPYYALTSDGQYLFASRQKGRMPDRVFYMAEKLGKGQRKFNEEEGKEIFKIVERYIKSADVMEIDGCYGEEWKTGVKVFVSIENLHSAYIAWMGKLMLFPFEGIANCFNIIIPEGLPDEYKKEVKEISKNYEEPISLFDFTRANEDIRRVVNIGIDYFGGAIKKPNLTMVWHRAESQGMISYHAGCFDGTIIKGLSGTGKTTLTIGKDIEQDDALVGLPVYKERKIERIKLIGLEAASFAKSEGIDESSPEWAGLMSSLDGEIVIALNIDCEGVDFVLKKIDGHEALVPVGKAGKLKCKSYEKSNTTNGRFIFKFSVLNKAWGREKYLRAEGLSFRRYDVLEPILRVIEPEMAVAFDSACETVITSAIEGGAGKRVRRYAATDFMARPQAEQALLKLKAYSDIGLEKLVFFVVNTGYVGQCNCEGKAVGEGEKIRASETKRMISLVVEGKIKRWIRHPVFGYLIPEPKEMNQYIENFSERFNLLRFYSAREIVDFYRRDINERSEFLKEIFEGYEKELERVINLWKRFSLPKEEKIKEFYEKFY
- a CDS encoding HEPN domain-containing protein, whose protein sequence is MNKNIKEGLRWMEQAEADLKTSKDCLKDSNYYASAFFAQQAAEKSLKGFLYSEGYRAIITYSIVDLLEEISKSEEIFKNFIDYGKELDRHYIATRYPNFYPSGSPCRYYTAEVAEKCINYAELILKEVRKYLKE
- a CDS encoding nucleotidyltransferase domain-containing protein, which translates into the protein MYKLCRVDIKRSKEIFEGINRYKERIIKKFNPEKIILFGSFARGDINEASDIDLIVICNWKENFLDRIKILMDENEENLPIEPIGYTENEIKEMIEEKNPFILNVLEEGISIYKKIYK